From the Bombus pascuorum chromosome 7, iyBomPasc1.1, whole genome shotgun sequence genome, one window contains:
- the LOC132909115 gene encoding uncharacterized protein LOC132909115, which translates to MSIQSIVSSSHIHLADQKCRTVTKISQDSLIMEILQRTNDRFREGVPVQVMRMESITTMWVRIVGFPKITQTLYSEMTNRDMEYLPKKKSLKTGMLVAVLAEFGGRAIWERALLLQRTMEGYIVLLIDWGLEIEQPLDTIRLLPRNLAQMAPWARRIVLRGVREQPVQGRQHRVAQFSMLRRTGTLVDVDPSPGEAITARLVLDAEPGEIQGDMGAFWLKKGYLDPQ; encoded by the exons ATGTCAATTCAAAGCATCGTCTCGTCTAGCCACATACATTTGGCAGATCAGAAGTGTCGAACAGTGACCAAGATTTCTCAAGACTCGTTGATCATGGAGATATTGCAACGTACGAACGATCGCTTCCGAGAAGGAGTTCCTGTCCAGGTGATGCGAATGGAATCGATTACCACCATGTGGGTCCGCATCGTTGGATTTCCGAAAATAACTCAAACACTCTATTCGGAGATGACGAATCGTGACATGGAGTACCTGCCGAAgaagaaaagtttgaaaacaggCATGCTCGTCGCCGTGCTCGCAGAGTTCGGGGGCCGCGCCATTTGGGAAAGAGCTCTCCTTTTGCAACGGACCATGGAAGGCTACATCGTCTTACTAATCGACTGGGGCTTAGAAATCGAGCAACCCCTCGATACGATACGGCTGTTGCCACGAAACTTGGCGCAGATGGCACCGTGGGCTAGAAGAATCGTCCTGCGAG GTGTACGAGAACAACCGGTCCAAGGGAGGCAACATCGAGTAGCCCAATTCAGCATGTTGAGACGGACAGGCACCCTAGTCGACGTCGATCCTTCTCCGGGAGAAGCAATAACAGCAAGGTTGGTGCTGGATGCAGAGCCAGGAGAAATCCAAGGAGATATGGGAGCATTTTGGTTGAAGAAGGGATACCTCGATCCACAATAA